The following is a genomic window from Xenopus laevis strain J_2021 chromosome 2L, Xenopus_laevis_v10.1, whole genome shotgun sequence.
CCATTCATACTTATTACAAATATCATACAGAATATATTCCTTACCCCAATTTATAATGTATCCCATATATCCCACCCATACCCTAAATGTATACTTTATATGAACTCGTATGACTCTACatgtcactatatatacacacacacacatcataatatatattctctatataatctcatctaatttttttgtttttttatatataatatactatattaatTAAGAATAActatttcatacagtatatatatctatctctatacgatatatatatacacacacacacacacacacacacacaccacaatgtatattcaatttttttttgttttttttaaacatactatataaattaagaaaaactttatatatctacacatacatacacacagcaaTATATATGCTCtatataatctaatttttttgtttttttttccatatataaaatactatataaattaagaataactatttcatatatataaatatatatatataaataaatatatatatatatatctctatatctatatctatacacacacacacacatcacaatATATGTTCTCTGTATaatctaatctaatttttttttgtttttgtttttttttcttatataactcATTCTATACAAATTACGAAACACGATTTCCTACATATTGACAAATAAATGAAATccaaatacataaaaactcagtTTATACCTACCACGCTCCCTATAATCAGGGTTTTAACAATGAATATATCAAAGCAAGTAGATAAATGAAGATGAAATTCAGCTCAAATAGATGGTCAAGGAAGATGCAGGCCCTTATAGAGATGGGGTACTTACCTgcctaaacaataaaaaaaatcaacaaaagacAAAATGGTTACATAGAAAATTACAATACAGACCTACAATATAGACTAGAAGAAACtttcttataaataaaaatttcTCATGAAATCCtatggtttttaaatatttaacactctatattagacttaaggcattGTGCTCTAAATTAAAGAATTTCCCTTATCAAGGAAAGCCCAGTTTCCAAGCATTACATATCACAGATACCATAACTGTACATATTTGctgcattatatactgtattatataatttTTACTAATGTATGATTTTTCTCTCTTTCATCTCTCTTTCATCTAATTTTTTGTCCTTATAGCATGTTACTATAAGGATAGTTTTGCGTTATTGATATTGAAGTTTATGGTTTAGAGAGGACATAATATCACAAGCCTGTGCAGTATGATTATAAGGATGCTGGAGaactgtatatgttttatgtatatgtGTTTTACTAAGGTTATTACAGATTAAACACTTCGTGATTTGTTTTAATCTCTTACAGGAGTACCATTTATCTAAAATGGGATTAAATAGGTAGATTGCATGAGTAGAAACTATACCTCAATCCCAAAAAACTCATTTAAGGGGAATACATAGCAGTCATCAGGCTTTGACATGCCTTTTACCATTTACTCTTTGGTTTTGACTTGTTAAGCGTAATTCAATTATACCATAAATCATGCTATATATATTAATCAAAACatctacagtggaacctcaattttacatccctgattttacattttccctcattttacattgttgttttgtggtcccacctatatattatgcataatacattttcctggatttacaccatttatttctggtcaactgaaaatgtaaaatgggggttctactgtatctgtaATCCCCAAATAGCCGAATATCAGTTTTTAAACATCTACGTTTTATTCGTAAAAATCGCCTACATTTGTTATCATTACTAGCTTTTTTTTGTCTTCTATATCTCATCCTATTCaatcatagatatatatattttttttctttaaattacttTCACTCACCACTTTGACTCAAGTTGCCTCCTGTTGTTTGTGGAAGCAACTGGTGGATACAGTGGGGTGCTGCTGTAGGTGGTTGGACACTTGCTGTAGACTGTTGCAGATTTATAATGCAGGCAGATCTGATGTTAACTGCTGCAGTTTGCCATAGATGGTATGTTGGCTTGGTCACTGGCTCATCTGGCCACCAtgatgttgggtcacatgagcacAGGAGAATGCATTACTCCTGCCAATGCCAGGTGGGGTCCACATAGGAAAGTTCTTCTACCCTCTCTCTCTTGAAGGCATCAGCGGACAATCCTGGTGAAATCACACTAAACTCACTTGCGAATGGCTACAGAGAGAAAGCAAAACACTGTTACATTATAATATTTACTGTCAATAATAAAGGTAGGAAATgtcctaaaatatggcacatttGTGAGACTAAAATGTGTATTTCATTGTGGAGTGGAGTCatgatttgttttaatttcaagatCTCAACTCATCAGCTGCCAGGTCCCAACCTGCCTAGTGACAATAAAGTAGAGAATTTCTGCAGCTGCACAGTATTTTGCATACTGCATGATGCTCTTCCATCttatccatttaaaataaaagtccttataAACATTCATTCAATCAAACTATTAATTACAGAGTAGCTATTCAAATAtctaaagtaaaaacattttggcCTATGTTGTATGGGGAAATAAACTGATGCTCACAAACGGCACATAAGTCTAAAAGGGGTCCCTTACAATCCCTTCCCTAATGTCACATATAGCCGGACAGAGGAAGATAAAAAAGTAGAACTACAATGGCTCAGTCTGTGCAAAAATCAACTGCATATCGATATTAAGTGCAAAGCCTTTTAatctttacaaataaaatgtgaaatcaaATTTCCTCAGAAAGTGAACACTAGCCTAAAATGCACTAAAAGGAGCTAAAATGTGGATATTATGGAAGGATGTAAACCCCACATAAAACAGGTCATTGACTAGACTTAAAAGGGTTATGAAATCATCAACTGGGGGAGTTTCCAGATGATTTTTTGTAAAACTGGCACACCCTTTTCTTCTAAAGTCTGCTGACCCCTACTCATGCCGGATAAGTAAAAAGTAAATATGAAAGAAGTATTCTATTGCCCGGTCAGTCATGTACTTACCATTTTGGCTGAAAAGGTGTCTTCACCTTTTTCTTTTCCAGATTTTCCCAATTGATTGAAGCAAAGAATGGGTGCTCCCTGATGTTGCCATTCACTCCTAAGCGTTGCTTCTTGTCCTTCTCCAGAagctaaaaaaaagaacaataaaaatatCTGAGATTTCATGTTCGGCTCCAATGACAGAGGCATATTCAAGTAAAGTACTGGAACTGGATGTGACTGTCTCAGTAATTCTAATTCACTTGGGGAAAAAGGGTGGTGACAGTGTTTACACTAGTGCTCCAGCATAAACTCATCATAactaattaacatttaaaatgccattacctatgtttttaactgcagAAAATGATGGGTGTTATTGACTGAGCCAAGGCATTCTCGCTGAAGTTAGCAGCATTTTCCGAGGCATTTGTTTCAATTGTGTGTATTTGCACTGCCTTATTCTCCCTGTTAACCCAGTCAATGCCACGGATAGGGTGCAGGATTGGGCTAAAGGGCTTACATTGACAGATTTGTACCATGGTCAGATACTCAATtgtttttatccaaacaatcatATTAGTAGGCAAGACAGAAtattaacaataagggggttatttactaaactccaaatgcagaaaatccaaagaatttgtgttatttagtataaaatcgtaatttaaaaaaaaaacacgaatttttcggaatttattaaagttcagcatctcagacctgccgaggttgcatataagtcaattggagaagtcacATCGATTTTTgattgggttttgtgcaataacccgaagatttcaggtttttgggcaaaaaaacacaattttttccctcaaacaaaattttcaggaaaatgtatttataaataagatgaaaaaaacctgtgcagatttgatctgagtttttttcaaaaaatattgagataaattcagactttgataaatgggcctccccgtatGTCTTGGACACTGATCCAAATACAAGAGTGTAAGCAGATAAGCATCCCTGTCAGTATAACAGGCACTAAAGAAATATACATTGTGGAACATAACAAAAGCTTTGTATTTATAAGTATTCTGTTATTCCATTtccattatttgaattatttatactGACCTTTGACAGGAGGTCCTGCAGTTCCTGGCTCATGTGACTTGGATATTCAGGAGTCTTGATTGAGATAAACTCCTTCACAACACTGATTGATGGGCTAAATGGTTGTTTAGCTGTAGCCATTTCATAGATGGTCACACCTAATGACCACCAGTCAGCCCCTGCATTATACATTCCAGTAATAAAACCTGCAGAAAGTAAACAAAAAACTAATTATTAAACAAGAATCTTTATGTATATACTCCTATAACATTTTCAGGCCTCATGAATGACAAAGActtaaaatatatagaaagagCTGCTCCAGACCCTCCCTCTGAGTCCACCCTGTTGCTCCTCCAAATACTCCATGGGCCATGATCCTCTGCCACCAGCGTTCCCAAAC
Proteins encoded in this region:
- the LOC121399906 gene encoding protein kinase C delta type-like; this translates as MATAKQPFSPSISVVKEFISIKTPEYPSHMSQELQDLLSKLLEKDKKQRLGVNGNIREHPFFASINWENLEKKKVKTPFQPKCHSQVSLV